In the genome of Microcoleus vaginatus PCC 9802, the window CCGGTGGAGATTTATTTATTCGACCTGACAGCAATATGAAGTCATTTCGATCAGGGGTTTTTAACCTGAATATTTTAAATACTATGCAATCTCTGGGAAGCGAATTAAAAAGAGATGAAACAACTTTGGTATTAGTCAGTGGTAAGCGAGGAATTACGAAAGAATGGAGATTTTTTGTGTATAAAAATCAAATCATCACTGGTTCTCTCTATTTAGTGGGAGAAGAAAGAGTTGATGAAACAATCAGGGGAGGATATTTAGAAAACTATCTTAGCGAAGTTTTCAAACAAGTGAGTTGGTATCCAGAATCTGTCTACACGATCGATATCTGCGAGTCAGAGGGAGAGCTTTATGTCTTGGAACTTGGTTCTTTTAGTTGTGCTGGAGAATATGCTTGTGATTTGAGTGCGATCGTC includes:
- a CDS encoding DUF4343 domain-containing protein, producing the protein MKQVNWLIEKDIYDRESEFLAELHKQGYIYHETRYLNFRPEAAHQYFPPDDCVLFMGTLNLGRDILRTSWIPGAYMDEKHLRCSSYYTYFGQYLLNNKYFILSLGELVRRKTEILEYFKSGGDLFIRPDSNMKSFRSGVFNLNILNTMQSLGSELKRDETTLVLVSGKRGITKEWRFFVYKNQIITGSLYLVGEERVDETIRGGYLENYLSEVFKQVSWYPESVYTIDICESEGELYVLELGSFSCAGEYACDLSAIVEFGAKAAWEDYEAVNQF